The DNA window GGCGCGAAACCGCAGCAGGTGGAAGCGAAGTACTTCGAACTCGCCGCGCGGCTGGACAAGGCGCCCCGGCCGGACGGCATGGACGGCGCGCTGTTCCGGTTGACCACGTTCGGCCTGTTGTACGGCGATTCGCAGTTCCCGATGCTGGCCGAGCTCTACAAAGCACTGAACACCGGCGGGCCGCTTCCGCCTCCGCCACCGGGCGCACCCGAGACGGACCCGGACAACGCGCTGTCCAGCCATCTCTACGTGATCTGCGGCGACAGCACCTGGCCGAAGTCGGTCGGCGGCTACCAGGCGGACGTCGCGACCGACCGGGTCCGCTACCCGATGTTCGGTGCCGCGGCGGCCAACATCCGGCCGTGCGCCTTCTGGCCGTCCGCGCCGGTCGAACCCCCGGTGCGGATCGGCGGCGACGGACCGTCGAACGTGCTCATCGCGCAGAACCTGCGCGATCCGGCGACCCCGCTGAGCGGCGCTGAGGAGATGCGCCGGGCGCTCGGTGACCGGGCCAGGATGGTGACCGCGGACCAGGGCGGCCACGGCACCTACCTGCTCGGGAAGAACAAGTGCGCCACGGAAGCCGTGAACGCCTTCCTCACCACCGGAAAACGGCCCGCGGACGATATCGCCTGCGCCGCGGAACCGGCCTGACCGGTCCACTTCGGATTGTCTCGTTCGGACAGTCCGCGGCGGGTGACCTGGCTGCCGGTCGGGGGCAGCCAGGTCACCCGGCGATCAGCTGGCCTTCTTCTTGCGGGCCGCCCGTTTGCGGGCGGGCTTCGCCTCGGCCTCCGCCTCGGCCTGCTGGGCCTCGTCGTAGGCGTTGATGATCTCCGCGGACAGGCGGCCGCGCTCGGCGATGTCGTAGCCGTTGTCCTGCGCCCACGCGCGGATCTGGCGGTTGCGCTCCCGGTCCGTCGACGAGGTCGTGGCGCTTCCGCCTCCCGCGGCGGACTGCCCGGTCGCGAGCCGGACCTTGCGGCCACCGGTGCGGCGGGCCGCGGCGATGTAGGACTCGAACTCACCGCGCAGCGCGGCGGCGTTGTCGTCGGACAGGTCGATCTCGTAGCTGACGCCGTCGAGCGCGAACGGAACCGTCTGCGACGCTTCCGTGCCGTCGATGTCGTCGAGAATCTCGACAAGAACCTTCTGGGCCATACTGGTCGTTCCTCCTGACAAGACACCGCGTGCAGGGAGGTGGCGGTGTCACCGTGCGCAGGGTAACCCGAACGGCCCAACGGCGGCGCGAACACCGCACCGAAACCGCGATCACCAGCCGAGATCTCCCCGGACCAGCGCCCGTTATCCGAATTCCCGATCGTGCCCGACACGGATTTCGCACCTCAGAGGCGCGAGTGAAAAGCGGACTCGGAACCTCGTCACCACAACGATCCGCGCCGTCACCTTTCGCGTCCGGACCGTGCCTCCCAGCCAGTTCGCCGACGCCCGACCCGCCGATCAGGATCCACCAGCGACCCTGGCCGCGTGATGCCCAACCGCCGCCCGCTAAACTCTGCACACGGGCCGCTAGCTCAGTTGGTAGAGCAAGGGACTTTTAATCCCCGGGTTTGCCGTGTTAACGAGTGTTGCATAGTGTCGCCCAAGGTTAATCTGTGCAGGTCAGACCACATTTTCCGCTGACGTTAATGTTGGGCAGTGTCGCGGCGTATCGGGCGCTCTGTGAGCAACGGAGCCCAAACGGAGACCGCCATCGGCCTGCGGGCGACCGCCGCACGAGTCGGTCGGAGAAACTCACACCGTAGCTGCCCGCGACCCGTTCCAGCGCGAAGGTGTAGGCAGCACCGGGCAGTATTGCTAACACCGCGACCGGCAGCCCTCGGAAGGTGGAGATCACGTTCGCCGCACCCCTTCGGGCCAGGTGATCAGCACGTCGCGGTGGAGCTTGCGGGCACGGGCGACCGCGTCGCCAGTGCCACCGAGGCCGTGCGCCGGCCGCCCATCCCAGACTGCGACCAGCAGATCACAGTGTTCGACCACGTACTTCCCAGCAGCATCGAAGGCCTTCTCACTGGGGCTGGGGAAGTCGAGTTCAGTGACCGTGTGTGCGGCCGCGCGCAGCCCCAAGTAGGTGGTCAGGTCTGCGCCGGTGAAGGTTTCCTGGTAGCTGCGGCAGGGGATTACCGCGTGCAGGCGATGCCCGGTCTCCACAAGGAGTTCGGCGAACAGGTGGTCCGCGCCTGCAGCGAGACTGGACAGCCCGATTACCCGGCCGACCTGGCGGGCGAGCAACGCGCGTATGTCCTTCTCGGCGCGGGCTCGTGCCAGGGCGGGCAGATTCTGGTGCCCGCTGACTCCGATGGACATCACAGCATTCCCTGCTTCGCCATCAGCCAGTAGTGTTGTCCCAGTGCGGTCAGCTTGCAGCTTCCGCTCTCCATCGCCGCGAAGTACATGTGCTGATGATCCACGGGCTCGACCAGCTTGTTCGCCCGGCACGTCTGCAACTGAGTGAAGATCTTCTCGTGCTCCGGATGGGGGTCCAGCCCGGAGCACGACTTGTCGGGCTCGAAGCTCGGATCGAGCGGGAAGTGGTACTCAGGCACGGGGAACCATTCGATGAGCTTGCGCAGCGTGGCCAGCGGCGGTGCTGGAGCACATCGTCGCAGGTCGTGTAGTCGGTCGATGTTGGCCTTGAACGTCGGGCGCTGATCCCACGGGCCGAAGCATTCCGACAGATATGCGTACAGCCCGGCGACGGTGACGTGGCCGAGCACGTCAGCCGCGCCAGCGTCGAGCGCACCCTCAAGGTGAGTGGAGAACAGTCCGCGGCCACCGGACTCAGCGGAGGTCTGATCACTGCGGCTGGCCGTCAGAATAGACATGCCGCTGCGCAGCACCGCTGCATTCGTGAGCGCCGTGACCGTGCCTGCACCACCAGCGAAGCAGCAGTCCAAGATCACCACTATTTCCTTGACCTGCGAGTTCACGGCGATCTCCAACACCTCAGCGAACCGGACTCCGAGTGTCTCCTCGTCGCCGTCGCTGGTCACTAGGGCGACGTCGCCGGCCACGAGCATGCCGTGACCGGCGAAGTACAGCAGCGCGAAATCGGCGCCATCGGCCAACAGTTCTCGAACGCGGGTCAACAGGTCGCGCCGGTTTACCGTGCCGGTCAACAGCCGGCAGGATAGGTTCGCGGTGTAGTCCTCGTTACGCGCGAGGAGCGGCTCCAGTGCTGTGGCGTCGTTGACACACCCACTCAGGTCCTGCATGTTGTCGTAGTGGTCTATCCCGACCAGCAGAGCACGTCGCATGAGGTCAAAGGCCGTCGATGAACGAGGTGACCGCCTCCCACGTCCAGGGCACGCACCGTGACATGCCCATTTGGGTCGGCTTGGTCCGGTAGCCGTCGTCCAGCCAGATCCCCAGCAGCGGCTTATCTTCTTCGACCGCGCAGGTGATCTCCCATAGCTGCCCCGTCGCCTGCGGGGTGGCGCGTGAGATCAAGACGATCACCCCACGGGAACGAACGATCCTAGTACGGACCCGCTTCTTCCACTCCGTCTCGTAAGGCTCCTTCACCGACATGTCGGTGAACTCGAACGGAGTCCTCGCTGACACACGCTGGCCCGTGAACAGGTTCCGCCGCGCCTCGTCTTCCTTGGCGAAGGCGATGAACACCGTCTTACGATCTGCCATCCCGATCCCTCACTCCATCCTCGTCGCGGTGATGCACTACGCGCCACCGTCGATGGCCCGGCGCCGTACCCGAAGGCACCGACAAACCACTCAACGTCGCCCCTGGACGAAGAGGCGCCTGCCAATAGTCAGTAGTCGTACAGAAGATCGTCCGCGTAACACAGCCGCTAACAGATCAGGTCCTGGAGGGCTCACCTCGCACGAACGATGTGTCCTGCTGATCTTGAACATGCCGGTCACACGGCGTGAGGTGCCCGGCGCATCGTGGCGAATCATGCCCCAAGCCGGGGCGCACGTCGTAATCCTGACCGCGTACGCCGTGGCCGAGGGCGTGTTTAACGCACTGCGCGCGGGCGCTGTCGACTTCCTGGTCAAGGACACCCAGTCTGGGGACTTCCTACCGACGTGCCAGAATTCGATCAACTCGGCAGTATTATTCCATCTAGCTTAAATAAGATGTAGTGCATCTGCGCGACATCTCATCATCATTCTTCATCGCAACGTGGACACGAATCAAAGATGATTCGACAACTCGAAGCGGCTTGATGGCCACCGCGATCGCCAGCGCGGCGACAATCTTTACCCAAGCTACATTGGCCCCAAGTCTCCCCCGGCGGCTTGCCATCGTAATTTTCATGATCAATCCATTGTCCAAAGCACCTGCGGGAAACATGTGACCAATTTGCAGCTTGTTTGGCAACTTTATCACGAATAGTTTCCTCGGTCTCACGGAACTGTCGATCCAACTCGGGCCGTTCGCGGCGAAGTCGATCCATGTCAAGAAGTGGTTTAATCATGCACCATGGTGACACGCAAGCATGTTCCTTGCGAGACGATTGACCGACCCGAGACCCACTTGCAACACACTACCTCCCACGAAAACCACAGTCAGTTCCGCACAGAAGACCGAATCGCCAAACCGAACAGTCGGTACTGGGTGTTAAATTAAACCGATTTCTCGAAGGAAACGACTCGGCGCCGCAGGCTTTATCGTGTCATACTGGGTAACAACAAAGTCATAGTAGAAAATCCTTACCTCCTCTCGAGCCCGGGTAATCGACACATAGAACTTTCGCCCATCCTCGGCAATCTTGGCCGAATCGCTACCTGAATGATAGCTCGGGATATTTCCCTCGTTGGCACCCACAAGTAACACCACGTCGAACTCAAGTCCTTTGCTTGAAGTCATCGTGGTGACTTCGACTCGGTCCACCTTGCGTGCGCGTTCAGCAAGTTCAACTATCGAAACCCCTCGAAGACCGCCGGTAGCCAGCGCCACCCTCATGCGCTCGACTTCGACGGCGTCGTCTGCCATCTCCATTTGCGCGAGAGCTCGCTTCAACCCACGCTCCATAAGGCTTTCCACAAAAGAGGCCGCCGGCTGCGCGGAGTGATCACGAAGATTCATCAGAAGTTCCGTCAGTGCGACGTTGTCACGACGTGACCAACTGCGCCCGAAGATCGTTCGCCACCTTTGCAAAAGGTCGACCAGGCGGTAATTGCTCGTCTCGCGTCCTAGCGTCGCCCATGCGGCCGCCGCTTCGATGAATCCTGTCACGACAGTGAGTCGGTACTCCGGACTTCGAAAGAAGACAGGAATCCCGCTATCTCGAAGCAACGCCGTCACGGCTTCACACTGGTCTCGTATAGTGGCCAGAACAGCGATCTCATGCAGCGGCACGCCGCGCCCTATAGTCTCCCGCACGTATGCCACAAGATGTCGATATTGTTCTTTTGAGCTGCCAGGACAGTGCACGGCCGATACCTGACCACCGGCACGACTACCGACGATCGGCCTTCGGCTGGTGCGCATCAAGTTGCCGGCCTGGATAATCGCCTCACCGCACCGATAGTTGTGCTCCAGTTCAACCCGAGTCACACCAGGATACTGAGCGAGCTTGTGCAACAAATCAGGCCGTGCGCCCATCCACTCGTACAAGGCTTGGTCGGGGTCGCCGACCGCGAACAACTCCGCATTCACCACCTGATCGAAGCAAAGCGCTTTGACGAGACGGTCCAGCCCAGGTGCCAGATCTTGGTATTCGTCTACATAGATGTGGGGATACTGCGCGGTGAGGACCCGTCGGATCGGCTCGTGCTTCTCGACGATCTCGACCGCCGCGGTCACAAGTTGGGTAAAATCACGCAAGCCCCGTTCATGCAGCTTGGCTTCGTACCGTAGGCAAGCTTCACGAACCTTGTCGCTATGCCGAGCCCAGTCCTCGTCACCTGCGAGACGCTCCCGATTTATTTTGATCGTGGAGTCAACGTGTTTCTTGTTATCGTTACCAAATACTTCGGCGATAGCGTCCTTAAGCAAGCTGCGGCACTG is part of the Amycolatopsis sp. CA-230715 genome and encodes:
- a CDS encoding caspase family protein translates to MRRALLVGIDHYDNMQDLSGCVNDATALEPLLARNEDYTANLSCRLLTGTVNRRDLLTRVRELLADGADFALLYFAGHGMLVAGDVALVTSDGDEETLGVRFAEVLEIAVNSQVKEIVVILDCCFAGGAGTVTALTNAAVLRSGMSILTASRSDQTSAESGGRGLFSTHLEGALDAGAADVLGHVTVAGLYAYLSECFGPWDQRPTFKANIDRLHDLRRCAPAPPLATLRKLIEWFPVPEYHFPLDPSFEPDKSCSGLDPHPEHEKIFTQLQTCRANKLVEPVDHQHMYFAAMESGSCKLTALGQHYWLMAKQGML
- a CDS encoding histone-like nucleoid-structuring protein Lsr2; the encoded protein is MAQKVLVEILDDIDGTEASQTVPFALDGVSYEIDLSDDNAAALRGEFESYIAAARRTGGRKVRLATGQSAAGGGSATTSSTDRERNRQIRAWAQDNGYDIAERGRLSAEIINAYDEAQQAEAEAEAKPARKRAARKKKAS
- a CDS encoding TIR domain-containing protein, producing MADRKTVFIAFAKEDEARRNLFTGQRVSARTPFEFTDMSVKEPYETEWKKRVRTRIVRSRGVIVLISRATPQATGQLWEITCAVEEDKPLLGIWLDDGYRTKPTQMGMSRCVPWTWEAVTSFIDGL
- a CDS encoding ATP-dependent helicase, with translation MSALSASIADLKHNPQQWQAFTSQGHCVVLAPPGSGKTKLLATRLAYDLINKIPKPQGATCITLTNAAADELRRRVESLGVESRSNLFVGTVHGFALGKIIAPFAEVVGREDLVNISIASENQCRSLLKDAIAEVFGNDNKKHVDSTIKINRERLAGDEDWARHSDKVREACLRYEAKLHERGLRDFTQLVTAAVEIVEKHEPIRRVLTAQYPHIYVDEYQDLAPGLDRLVKALCFDQVVNAELFAVGDPDQALYEWMGARPDLLHKLAQYPGVTRVELEHNYRCGEAIIQAGNLMRTSRRPIVGSRAGGQVSAVHCPGSSKEQYRHLVAYVRETIGRGVPLHEIAVLATIRDQCEAVTALLRDSGIPVFFRSPEYRLTVVTGFIEAAAAWATLGRETSNYRLVDLLQRWRTIFGRSWSRRDNVALTELLMNLRDHSAQPAASFVESLMERGLKRALAQMEMADDAVEVERMRVALATGGLRGVSIVELAERARKVDRVEVTTMTSSKGLEFDVVLLVGANEGNIPSYHSGSDSAKIAEDGRKFYVSITRAREEVRIFYYDFVVTQYDTIKPAAPSRFLREIGLI